Proteins from one Natrinema salinisoli genomic window:
- a CDS encoding glycoside hydrolase family 5 protein, translating to MVDHNTTGENRQPERGDRGSLRPTRRTFVKAAGVGAAGLALGGLSGSVAAVDNPTPRLGTDGKWIVTEDGKRVKLRGLSPASLDYIDASWFPKSQREILEHATDGDRWHPNVVRLPVGEDAVHEEGTDYIVEDLLRPAVDLLADRGVYAMIDFHLIRPYVEAMAHGEGMVDDGWADSLDGLGFDPHVDTDDLLTEFWGAVAPAFADDENVLFELYNEPTLPVTWSSYGEHGPDIRTREDEWLLWRDTAQSWVDLIRNDAPETPIVIGSPDWTSRTKFAPEYPFEGENLIYAAHIYPAHGLPYETVERGSEGDTEEVGPFDPEYGAPADDVPVVVTEFGWDPAEEFEENVDSGTTSDWGEPVREWMESYENMGWLAWCFDDTWAPTFFDSPGEGAAEPWELKDDPEQMGWFVREWLEDTKDDTFVGGGDSDWIDLGDHRAYDRDGDGRYEDVNGDNETTHGDVNALFEHRNSEGVQNNPEKFDFDGNGRFGFSDILELLEEL from the coding sequence ATGGTAGATCATAACACTACGGGAGAGAATCGGCAACCAGAACGGGGAGATCGGGGATCGCTCCGACCGACGCGACGGACGTTCGTGAAAGCGGCGGGCGTCGGCGCGGCCGGGCTCGCACTCGGCGGGCTGTCGGGATCGGTAGCGGCCGTGGACAACCCGACGCCGCGACTGGGAACCGACGGCAAGTGGATCGTCACCGAGGACGGGAAGCGAGTGAAACTTCGCGGCCTCTCGCCGGCGTCGCTGGATTACATCGACGCGTCGTGGTTCCCGAAGAGTCAGCGGGAGATCCTCGAGCACGCGACCGACGGGGACCGGTGGCATCCGAACGTCGTCAGGCTCCCGGTCGGGGAGGACGCGGTCCACGAAGAGGGAACGGACTACATCGTGGAGGACCTGTTGCGGCCGGCCGTCGACCTGCTGGCCGACCGGGGGGTCTACGCGATGATCGACTTCCACCTCATTCGACCGTACGTGGAGGCGATGGCCCACGGGGAAGGAATGGTCGACGACGGGTGGGCCGATAGCCTCGACGGCCTCGGGTTCGATCCACACGTCGACACCGACGACCTGTTGACGGAGTTCTGGGGCGCGGTCGCCCCGGCCTTCGCCGACGACGAGAACGTCCTCTTCGAACTGTACAACGAACCGACGCTCCCAGTCACGTGGTCGTCGTACGGGGAGCACGGGCCGGATATTCGGACGCGCGAAGACGAGTGGTTGCTGTGGCGCGATACCGCGCAGTCGTGGGTCGACCTGATTCGGAACGACGCTCCCGAGACGCCGATCGTCATCGGCTCACCCGACTGGACCTCTCGGACCAAGTTCGCCCCCGAGTACCCCTTCGAGGGCGAGAACCTGATCTACGCCGCCCACATCTATCCGGCCCACGGACTCCCCTACGAGACGGTCGAACGGGGGTCGGAAGGCGACACCGAGGAGGTCGGCCCGTTCGATCCGGAGTACGGTGCGCCGGCCGATGACGTCCCAGTGGTCGTCACCGAATTCGGGTGGGATCCCGCCGAGGAATTCGAAGAAAACGTCGATTCCGGCACGACGAGCGACTGGGGAGAACCCGTTCGCGAGTGGATGGAGTCCTACGAGAACATGGGCTGGCTCGCCTGGTGTTTCGACGACACGTGGGCTCCGACCTTCTTCGACTCGCCCGGCGAGGGGGCCGCCGAACCGTGGGAACTGAAAGACGACCCCGAACAGATGGGCTGGTTCGTTCGGGAGTGGCTCGAGGACACGAAAGACGACACGTTCGTCGGCGGCGGCGACTCCGACTGGATCGATCTGGGCGACCACAGGGCCTACGACAGGGACGGCGACGGCCGCTACGAGGACGTCAACGGGGACAACGAGACGACCCACGGGGACGTCAACGCTCTGTTCGAACATCGGAACTCCGAGGGCGTCCAGAACAACCCCGAGAAGTTCGACTTCGACGGCAACGGTCGTTTCGGTTTCTCGGACATCCTCGAGTTGCTCGAGGAGCTCTGA